AGTCACTGCTACCTGGATCTAAAAAAAGATTATCAGTTAGCTGTGTATGTTCACTCTGTCAGaagtaaaacacaaagacaggtcCTGACCAAATACAGGCTCAGTGACCATAAACTAACCACTGCAAGAGgaggatgtaaaaaaaaagcacatggaGGAGGATTGAAAATGAGCATGTGAGGCATACTCCTCATTTAGGTGATCATTCTTTGGTAAAACAGTGAGAGTAAAACCTTGATTTCTTTCACTTACATGTGAATAAAAAGTTAAAGGATCTTGTCACAGCATGTTTCACAGGAACACAGGAGAGTGGTCACACTCACAGAGCGGAGTAGCTCCCTCACTGAGCTTTCAAGCTCTAAAACACACACGTTACTGAATGTAGATCATTGTAATACAAGAGGATGGAAAGGacacataaataaaagcaactGGGAAACAATAAGGAGGAGTGTGCACACAAGCTGCTTGACAAAGCAAGCCAACGTCGAACTAAACAGACAGATGGGGAGGAGGACGTCAAAGAGCATCACATTAGAAATTCTTTCCCTGTGTTTACAGTCAACAGTAAGTAAACTGACAAGGGTGCTATCTGGATTGAGACCACAGCGGAGCTTATGGCCCCTTATGCTTATTTCATCgctgacacacacccacagtcacaATACAGTCACAATGTGTTTCTTGTCAGCTCCATCACAGTAGTTTTGTCATTAAGAACAATGTTTCATTTGACAGCTCTGCTCTCACaaagtgagaagaaaaaataactttatGAAGCATCTTCTTTTATTCCAGAGTTGTTAGAATCAGAagaacctgattttttttttttttttttttttttgcctggatGAGTGGTATATTGTTCTTACAGACATATTTAGAATATGAATCACAAATCTCCCACAACTTAGCCCACAATTTACTTGATGTACATCAatacccccccccacccccacctccccccccccccacccacccaataTTTGGAGCAGTGAGAATTAGCATGGAATAAGCACTAAGTGAATTTAATCTCTGTTCAACATTAGCATTAGCCTAGTGGATGCTGTAATAGACCAGATGCTTGATTCACTGATATCCAGAGGTAGTGAGTTTTAAAATACTGTAGCATCATGATGGTGCTATCAATGTTTATGAGGACCTTAAATGCAAATCGTGTTTTAAGGTGGTCTTGGCATTTATATTACAAAGGCCTGGCCTGATTGTGAGTCATTACAACACTTGCTAGAGGTAAATTTATGTTCCCACAAcactgcacataaacacagatcaATGCACTGTAATGAAGGCTTGTCTCACAAAACCATTATCTGTATTCTGAGATCTCTGGcccaagttaaatttaaaacttaGGCATTTAGCAAATACATTTATCCAAAATGAGTTTGTAAATTAAGAATGTTCTCGAGGCATAAACAGGCAGGGTTatgaaaaactgatgaaaaacagtTATGCAGAAAGGTTAATCATCGGTTGTGGAATGTAAAATGCTCGCTGAAATATACAAGGCTGAAACTGTATTTACGGTACATGCCCGCAGTGATTTGCCTGAGCAGCCTGATCAGTGCTTCCTGGCACACACCCTGAAGGTTTGATGTATTGTGGGATTACAGTGGAGTGGCACCCCTGTCTGTACCACGTGCGAGCAAGAGCAAACACTCTCCTTCACCCTGCAAtgtcaaaacagtttaaatCTTTAGAACTCAACATCAAACCTTAAAAATCACTTTTCAGAAGTGATACTAGAGGTCAGTCTCAGTTTAGGCTGCAGCATCAAACCAGTGGTCCGGATGTTTGTGTGCTTTCGACTGGAATCTAAAAGTCACTGAAATCAAACCTACCAGGTTGTCAAGTCCAGCGTGTGTTAGTATTCTGTGGTGATGAGCTTAATTCCTGCCCAGGAGACAACTCAAGCAAACAGGGTGAGTGACTCTGACACAATGTGTGTGAGGTGCATCGCAAAACTGGTTGGAGGCTATAGGTGATTAACTCTGCATCATACTGGCATTTagtctctcttgctctttttccctgtcacacacagataaaccacataacagcaaacacaggtttatttttattagatGCAGGCACAGAGATTGTGCATGTATTGTTATACTTGAATCCCTCTGTAACAGGCTGTAACTGCAGGTTTGATAACATTAGCTTTCAAATATATGTGCAGTGCAGCTAAGGACTGATACTTGATGTTTGAAAGGGCTTACTCCATGTAAAAGGtcacctgtgctgctgtgcatacacgtctgcacacacacacacgtgcatactGTCACTGTAGGACAGATCAATGACAGTGTACTCTCCAAGCTGTCGGGGCTATTCTGTGGTTTACCCAGGACAAAATGGAAAGTTCCTTTGGGTTTTACACCTTTGCGGATTGAATGCTACATGGAACAGTAATGCcttacaaacaaagaaacatgcagacagacaatGACAGGGCcaagtaaacacaaacaagccACTTCATCTATGttcacacaggcacaaaacTTAAAGCCCGTAATTGCAGTGATGGAAGTCACAGCAACAGTCCTGTGGTTCAGTCCTCCATTTCGTGCCCTTTCAGGTCGCCAAATGGAGAAGAGAGCACAACGGGTCCATCTCAGTCTGATAGATATTTATAGATAGATATTTTATATGGTTCCCCTCCGAGAATCAAGCTGTGCGTCAGGgtcacagctcagctcaggtTTTCTCAGCCACAGCGCACAATCAAAGAATATCAATGTCAGCCATACCATTTCAAATATCAGATTGCAGGTGAAAAAACTGCAAACTTTCTTCTGCATGAGATACTTTGCATTTTGATCCTGAACAGCAAATCAAGGGTCGTTGATACGCCTTTATCAGACACTAATATTAAGAAACAGGTCTcaacatgaacaaaaaacacagtcacatccacagtgaaaaaagagagactgtTAAGATAAGAAATTTGAAAAAGCAATACACAAAGGCGTGGTTGAACATCTGAAAGATCATGAAAGCCAGTTATTATGGGTCTTGACAGATTCTCTTTACTGTCCTGTAGAATAGCCTGACCAATTTTACAATTAACAAAATTTCTAATAATCATAGATTTGTAGTCAACATCTTTCACGTCTCATTGCACATAATGATAAATTAGTGTGTTCCACCAGgctcatttatttttaccagTGAGGTAAACAAAGGTCTTCTTAAATTTGAAATTAACTCTGCTTTTTAAACCACTGATTCACATccctgaaatactgaaaaaaatactaCTAATATCTCTGTTAAACTAATAATTAACAATTAGGAGTTTCTCGTGTGAACTCAATATCACGGTGCAAGAACTGATGAAAGTTAAACTGGATGAACTGTACAAGCACTCAGTTAGTTTATAGAAAATGACATCATTCGAGATAacccaaaaaatgtttgtgtttgctcaaATGGCTTTTTGTTGACTTGTAACTGCCTTATATCATTTTTCACATGGTTGGTTGGCAGCCACATTTCAAACCTCTCTTCACTGAATTTTATGTTGCAGAAAAGAATCATCCACCCGACTGCTCATTGTAATCTTATAAACCAACATTTCTACACACCAGCGTCCAGGGTATTTTGCATCACCTATACACATAGcatatcatttttttctgcttgcaTTTCTGTTTGGGGCTTGATTTTCAGAGCTCTTTGGGGACAACTTCTGCCTTCTCCGGCATAGCTGTTACATTTTgtatctctgtttttatttatttgcttctacacaaataaataaactacaaTCTGTGTCTAAACTCCCAAGGTAGCACTATAATGATGCTGTAATCCAACAGGTTGAGTTTATGCATTATCATGTTTCTAAGATAAAACCAAGCCTGAGGTGAGGCAGGCATGCAGAATGTGAATCCAGCACCGCAGTCAGCTCAGGGCGGGCCCACGCACATCTCAATGTGTGGCTGATAGCTTCGGTGCAGAAATCTGGAGTCATGTTGGCGCTAAATATAGACAAAGGTTTTATGTAAGCTGAGGTGAATCATCCCATTCCACACATTTCAGCacatttactcacacacactgcgtAACTGACATGGCACAGGTGAAGGAAACACAGGGATGTGTTGAACATCCACGATACTCATTACATGAAAAGGGTTTAAAGAACTGACGACACAGCAAATCACATGCATTTACATAAATGAGTATGCGTGTGTTTGcgagcttgtttgtgtgtgtgtgtgggagggtgtgtgtgcatgtgtgttttcctccagGGCCTACAGTGAGCAAGGTGATTTGAATGTGTTAATCAAAGCCCCAACATGATTGATTGGATGTGTGTGGAATGGCTTGAGGATCGTCCTTCACACAAGCATCCCAGTGTTTTGTATGAAAGGAGATGATGGATCAGTGCAGCTGAACAACACCCAGCCCATCTAACGGTTCTGTGAGAGGGAGGTTACACAGATTTGCTTCTCTTTTGAAACATACTAGTCATTTGGGTTCACATATGTCATCTTATCCTGTtagttttaaaatcattttgtgaACAGTCAGGGGGTGCAGGTCAGTCTCAATCCATGCTAAAATTACCTGAGTGGAttctgaacaaacacaaacagtctaACAACATAGCCCTGGATATTGATCTTGTCTGCCACAAAATAATGAAGAGGGGAAGTGTTAAAATGAGTTATTTCCAATTAAGAGTGCAGGAAGAGGGATTGGTTACAGCTGAGGAATgactggagagagggagaatgagagagcCAACTTggcagagaaaggaagagagaaaaaagaatcaGAAAGGGAAGGTGGAGGAAAGGGAAAGATGTGGGGAAACAGAGGCAAAGAAggggagaaagaagggaaagggAAAGGGTGGAAAAAAgcaaggagacacagagagtggGAGAATGGGAAAAGCAGAGGTCATCAAGGCAAAgatgctcctcctgctcctccagagGAGAATCACCTTTGACACTGCCAGGTAGCTTCAGAGTACTCattacctcacacacacacacacatatatacacatcaCATACATGCACCTGTATGTCTTGGAGAAACCATGTCAGACATTACATTGCACTGCTGTTAATGAATCCTGTCAACCAGCATGATTCCATCAGCCTTTGTTTTGAAGGATCAGAGCATGGGGacctgttcacacacagacactctccacctcacttcctctccttcttcttcttccatttctCCTCAAATCAGCCTCATACACATTGCCTTCTGTTACATCAGATTAGATTATAATAATACTCACGAGTctctcaaacatacacacacacaacataaaaactGTGTCTGGTTGGAACTACTGCAGAGTTTTACATATTCTGATTCTCATTTCCATCTCTGTGCCACTGCATGTATGTCAAACACATTATGCTCGTCAGTAAGAGATCAATAGAGCTGACAGCTCATGTGAGTGATGTTGAAGATAACACTTCACAATGTTCTTTAAAATCATAAGGTGAACCACTTTGTGCTCAATTCAAGTTTCGATTGTATGGGCACAAACAAAATCAGGGAGAAAATTCAGAGATCACAATTTGCTGTTATAGAATCAATAGTAACTAACTACAGTAGTCAGTGTGTGACCTGAAACATTTTCCCACCAGTGTCTGTTTAATTACATCTATATAGCAATGGTGACATCTACTGGATAACATGGCTAACTGTCATGTAGAAAAATACACTCACTGAGGAGCAcatgtacacctgcttattcatgcaattatccaatcagagaGGGTAAAAAGAACTATGCATCACTTTAGAGAGATCAAATCAAATGACTTCACTCTGGAGGAAATGCGCACTTGGCATATTTTGGAATAACCAAAGTCCATCTTTCCTTCATAAAGGGCCATGCTTTCATTATACTCAGCTACAAATCTGGAATGTCTgggagggaaaacaaagaaagagcatctgatcacattttatgttttaacactgtaacactgtaaagCAAATAATCAGATAACATGGGCTTGGAACTACTTTATGTCTGGTTTGCTTTTCAGTTAGTAGCTCTGTCAAGTCTGCAGGAAGGGTGTATAGTAATAtacatgttttaatttcttgttCTTTGtaaatgacatgttttatcattcatattcacacacaaattacatttGAGGAAACATTCCGTACATTTTGGGGGTTGATCCTTGCCCCCTTTTCAGGGGACAGGAGCAAGAATGTGAATTTCATGCACTGCAGCTGTTGGAAGAAAAATCCTTGAAAATGTGAGACCCAACTTTCTCACTGAAAACttgttggcaaaaaaaaaaaagaaaagaaaaaacatccaCTGAGACTGACCAGGCTgtttggagctgacagaaaatgactgtaactcagataaccactctcgAACAACTATGGTGAAcagaaaaacatctaaaaatgAACACTGAAGGTGGATGGGCTACAACAAAAGAACATCATGGCGGGTTCCACTTCAGCCAGACTAGAACACAAATCTGAGGTTGCAGTGGGGACAGGATCACCAAAACTGGATAGAtaatgtagcctggtctgatggatatAGATTTTTGCAGAGGCACGCAGATGGTAGGGtaagaatttggcatcaacagctcGAATCCATGCTCGAACCCAGCCTTTCTTGCGTCAACAAGCCAGGATGGTGGTgttggtgtaatggtgtgggaAATGTTTTCTTGGGACCCCTTATTACCAACTGATCATTATTTGAAtgccacagtgtgtctgagtattgaTGCTGACCAATGTGCATCCCTTTGAGACCACAATTTATCActtcacaaagcaaaagtcgtctcaaactggtttgtGATCAATGTGACactgagttcagtgaacttcagtgacctccccagtcaccagatctgaattcAATAGTACACTATTTGGGATATGGTGAAACAGCAAATTGGctgcatgaatgtgcagctgacgaATCTGCAGAAAACATGTGATGCCACCAGTGTCCCAAATTGGTCATGAATATTTTTTCTGGGTGAGGAAGGGGCTTTTTGACAGACAACATGATTGTGTACCTGAGCAGAGGGCACAGAATATGCATGTAAATACTGTATACTTACGTAAGTGAGGAGAGGGCAGTGACAGTGCTGCTAAAAAGGACTATGCATCTGTTAAGAGAGATCAAATCAAAATAATTTCATACAGGAGAAAATGCCCAATTGGCTATTTATGAAATAACCAaagtccatgttttttttttttttcaaattagcTATGCTTTAATACGTGTTGTTACAGGCACACATTACACTCAGTTACAAATATGGAATGTCTTTTAATGTGTGActtttaaacaaaacactgcaaaacaagTAACAGATAACATGGGCTTGGAACTACtttatgtttggtttgtttttcagttagAAGCGCTGTAAAGTCTTGCAGAAAGGGTGTGCAGTACATCTCAATACTATGACTCTGCATATCTCATCTGTCCATCTTCCATTCTAATGTCTGCATCTGCACATCAACAAGCTAAATTCGTGCTAAAAATGATAATATGTGATAAGGATGTAAGGCTGGTACCACATGTATTCAGGAATTTTGAAGCTGAGGCAAAATGTTACCTAATTTCAGACGAattggaaaattaaaaaacagaatttcaatCCATCAATTCCCAGGAGGGTGGAGGTTTACTTGATCTCAATGCTGATGATGTGAACATCCCCCTCATAGCTCATGAAGGAGTACTTCTCCGCACCCATGCGATTGGGGAAGTGGATTTCAGAGCCATCTGAGAGAGTCACAAGGAACTCTGCAGGGGTGAATTCAATGATGATCTAGACAGAGGGGtgagagcaagagacagagacaaaagcagcaaaaatatGGAGACAAAGATGTCACATATTGAACTTCTCCTCCATCCCATTTCGATCTTAATACTTAACACTACATCATTATAAATACCGTAAAATAATTTATCTGAGGAAAAATAACTCCATATAGTTCTCATAGGTCTCTGTGAGTTAATAAATTAGTGCTCAGATTATTAGGGTCAGGTTACCAGAGATACAGTGACACAAATTGTCCTACAGAGGTcactaacagacagacagagacagaggaatggGACAGATTACATATGGCAGACACATATGCAGGGCTagaatatgtacacacacacacacacacattcaccttGAACTCCTCTCCTTGCTGGAAAGGAAAGCCTCCCTCACGGACCTCCTCACACCAGTTGCCTCCCTGGTAAGAGTTGCAGACCACTGCATTCTCATCTCCATGAGCATTAAAACGAGGGTTGATGTGCATTGTAAACTCCTCCTCACTGGGGCCAATATTCACTGCAAAACTGTGGCACAGAGAAAATATAGAGACAACCTCAGCAGCTGTATTGCTGCATTAGCTAACTAACATCTTCATTACCCATTACTGAGGGGAATTCAGGTTTAAGGTAATAAGTTAAGGTAATAAGTAACTGACCTCCATCCCCGAGTTAGTGTGTACATAAAGAGCGGAATTCATGTTCAGTTCAGTCACTGCAGTCACTACTTTTAATAAAACCTTTGAGGGAATAAGGTTTCAGCCTTATGATTTACAGTAACTGCATAAACTATCACAGCTACCTCGTCATACCCTACACAGATGTCTATAGAACGTACTTGGTACTGATGTCACTATAATTTGATTTAAAGGAGACAACAATGACATATCCAAATGACTGAACTTGGGGAAAAGAACACCATTCTGTATGACAAGCATGAAATTTGTTGGTGGAATACAGGTGTAAGCTATTGTTCATGTAGCCTGAACACCAAAAAGAAAGATTCACTTTCTCACTTTTACGGTGAtgcatttatttcaaaatatcaAGACAGTGTTTCACATTAGCACTTACTTTGAGGCATCAGGCTTGGGAACTCCAGTAATGGTCAGTTTCTGCCCGACCTTGAAGGACATGTTCTTTACGATCATACCCTGTGCAGAAAAAGAAGGATGGGATAGTGgtattacagtacagtacactaTTGTGTGGTAATACTACCGGATTTTACTAGATCCAATTATTATTGCAGCTACAGGCaaaaaaacaccaccagcaGTAGCCTCAGCCAACTCTCCAATGCTCGCTCCATCCTTAGAAACACATGTTTTCAATTATACTTCTAGTGATAGATTGCTCATAGGTTCCAGTTCTTCCCCGTCCCACCGTTGCCAAGGCTCCTTTCCTCTACGTCATTTTTTGGCAGAGGCAAGAAATGTTGAAAAACTGTTTAATGGAATAGTATTGCACCAGGAGCAATACTGGAtggcaagtaaaaaaaaaaacacagcagaaattCTCTGCTTCTGTACATGTGGCAGGGGGTGCTATGATTAGGACATTACATTTGAGCAATCTAATATTTGATTGTGAAACACAGATCATCACTGTTAAACCTTTTGTCACTTTGTCAAATTACGTATCTGGGGAACAGTGGACTGTCACCAAGGTAACAAATGCAAAAATAGCAGCCCTTAGAGGGTTTACAGTTTTTCACAGTGATGTTATCTATGTGTGCTAAAGTAGAAGTTTGACATGAGACATGAGAAAAATCATAttctgagcagaaaaaaaatccttgcaAATGTTAACAGTGTTAGATACAGTCAACAAGAGACCCAGCTTTCTCACCCAAATATAACTTTAAAGGTAGTTTATTTAGTTGATAAAATTACTTATCTTGCTGGAATTTCGAGGTCAGTATGATTAACATGACCAGAGAGACAAACTTGTACAGGAACTAGAGTGAAATGACCTAGTTTCCCATTGAAAACCTGTGATACTGTTCACCTGAACACCTCTGTAAATTAGTCCTTAGTCCTAAATATTGCCATTTTGTTGGTTTTAGTTCTGGCAGAACTTGAGAGGCTAAATTTGAAGTAAAACCAAATTGTATTTAAAACATCAAtctaaagaaaatgaaatgaaagggaGTGGCGTCTAAGTGCTGGAGCAGAAGGCCATTCGTACGGCATTCTTTCCATGTTAGAGTCCAACTGTAAAATGTGTGGGGCTGGAGAtgggctgcagctgtgtggggCTGGCCCGAGGTCAGAGCCGGCTGTCACCCTACATTTCTCACAGACACTGTTGTCTATTAGAAACTgcacactgtattttgtaataCATGCTGATTCATTACAAATCTTACTGATCAAGTGACAACATCTGGCTACCAACAGACTAGAAACAGTCCAAGTATGTACAAGTGAAACATGTCTATTAATCACAATTATTTTACTCTGTAATTACTGTTATCTTGCTGGAATCTGCATAGTATAAATACAAAATAGACCTTGTACAGTGCAGAAGACATTCACTgactgcatgaaaaacagctaCTACCACTGCAGATGTGTCCACTGCAAGAGATAAACTTGAGAGTCATTGTATAGTAGCATTGATTATAACCTCCACATGATGACTTCATTTCATCCTTTAATGTGATTTAAGCCTTCTGCCCCCACTCAAACACATTTACCCTTATGACCAAGCAAAGAGCCAGAATGATACAGGGCCCCTATTGTAATCTACTCATTTTATAAGTCCAAAGAGACCGCAATGCATTGCTGACTGTGTACAACTCTCGATACTGAGACTCAGACAGGCCTGATtggaaagaaacagacaaatgttAGCAAGcattcctgctgcagtgtgattAAATTACCGCAGAATGAAGAATGTAACAACATAAACAGCTGACTTACCTATGCATTTGCAGCTGCTAACAAAACCTGGGCATGTGATTCAGTTAAAAGGTGATTAATGTGCAGTGTAATGTGCTCTGTAGTGAATATTTTGACCGTAAAaggcaatggaaaaaaaagaatccacaGTGCCAGAACTTTCAAATTCTAAATAAAAGCTGGACGCAGTGACGGGCATATAATTCAGCTGTTTCAGTTACATCAGCATGGCATAGAATGAGTTGGCAAATGTCAACCAGCTGCTAGTTACACTTTAAAAATATTGCCTAACACTGCCTGTCTATCTGAGCCATCAAATACAGAGGTTACAAGACATGGAGGAGCACAGTTTTTTCATGAAAATGATACTTACTGTCATCATCTTTGCAGATGTATTCAGGGAGTTCAGCTGAGGAGAAATAAGAGTGCTGCGAAGAGGGcccttcctctctgcagcctgaCTGGAGAATATATAAACTGTGGGAGGGTCCTTCAACCTGAGTGACATTTTAAACTGCGAATACAATCGGACCATGAGTGAACTTCGACCAACGGATTCAAAGTGAAGTTATAGACCATAAATAACTAATTTAGTCCTTAACAAGTGATCGCAGATCTTAGTGAAGTGAGGATGGCTGGTGATAGATTATTGGTTGACGTGAGACTGCCACCTTGTAACTTGGTGTTGTGTCTGACTGCAAGAGAGAACAGAAGCCAGAGTGGCagacaaaaatagaaatgtatttgttgCCAGGGAGACAGCTAAATATTTGGCACTGCCACTAGCCTTAATGTCTGCTTACTGTACATAGCTTGTAACTTACAGCAGGATCAAATGGCAGCGTTTGAGATTTGTCTGCCAAGTAAGAAAACTTGAGTTAGGAGAGAAAAAGgccaaagtgaaatgttgaaacCCAAAATGCTTTGAATCTCTGACTCACAGCCAGTGATAGGCTAGACTTTCATCTGATGACATACAACTGACACATCTCCTGTGACTCAAAGAGGGAATAAGACCCACACTTGTACAGATATGCAATATAACCTAATGCAATTTAGAGTATAATCAAGAGGAGAAGCTGTCAAGGATCACGAGGattatacacagaaacacacatccacttaaatatctatatatacacatgtactttctttttttcgGTGGTAGATGGCTGGGTTAGATAGTTTtaacaatttccctctgagggatgaataaagtatatctatctatctatctaggtCTCCCTTGAGATGTACAGTAGAACTAGGAGTGCAAAGATagcaatacaaacacacaaaatgattaCAATATGTATTTAGTTGCAGTTGCTGTTGGTTTTCAGCATTAATAATGAGAGTGAAAATACATCTGTGAACACGGTGTGAGAGGCATGTATGAGCGATCCAAGGTATTGACAGTGTCACAGAGCCACAGCTTAATCTGTACTGACGTCTTCCTCAACAAACAGAGATGTACATTCCTCATCAGATAATTTCAATTAAAGGTTTATCTCTCTACATGATGTATCTGGGAAGATATAACAGTAGGGCTTGTCAAAGGGAAAGGCAATTCTTGCATCAGAAGTTCAGTGGGGCACAGAGATGTGTTCTGCTTCCTCTTACCCCAAGAACCAGTCTCAAGATAGTCAGCAGATAATGACACAAAGACCTTTCACATAAAAAgtggaagcacacacacatacacacagacacacacaaattaaaatgcaTTCTTTCTGTAGAAATGTTATGTATTATAATTCTTATTATAGATATCATTAACAGTATTCATCACCATGCTATACTAGTGTTAATCTATGTTTATGATACACATTTTATTGTGTATCGTGTCAAGAAATAGCCCAGTAATAATACTACCTTTGTGAATATTTCTACCCCCATTAACATGATTTGTAGTGGACAGACTGTAGGAAGGAAAGCTGTCTCTTTTGACTGTTTTACCTATAGCGCTTTGACTGTAATTATTAGTATGGTACTGTGTCTGCTTTGACACTGGGTGGAGTGGACAGTGTATTTGAAATCATAAGTGTGCCCTCCAGTGGCCACACTGAGGAACTGCAACACTACATAAACTTGATCGCTTaaattcaaaaaaatgaaaatagaaatcACATAGTTTAGACCATGACAGCCTGAAAcgattttaattttaacaacCCTTTACATGATTACTAACTCGGGTCAGACTAGAGCTATATTTCTAGTATTTATTTGTCACAACAAACTTATAAAATTATTACCAAcacaattaattattatttcacgCACTAAGATTTGTGACATGAGCAGGacaaaagtaatttaaattGACTATGGGAAACGTTCATTTACTCTAATAATTAAATGCCACATGAGAGCATTACATCGTTGTAGTGTTCGTTACACTGTGATTACATCTTCACCCAAACATTAGCAGGCCTGCTGGCCTGTGGGGGGACGCGGCCTAATCATATGAACCACCCCCTCACTGGCATTGGTTCACTGCTTTCATATTCTCAGTGACTGAAGCGCTATTGGTGAACAGAAAGTAAAAAGGCGTGCAACACTCGCTTACCCACACCTTCCTCATAGTTATGAATGAGGTGctggtaattttatttttaaatgtctttgcaAACTGACGGCTCATAATTAAACAGCGCGTTGTTGTGATCTTAGCTGACTTAGCGTTAACTCGTGTGAAGCGGAGCTAATGCTGGCTATGTAACGTTAGCGTGTAGAGGTTGCGGTATAGTTGctagtgtatgtgtatgcgtgtgtatgtgtgttgggtTGCCAGCCGTCATCACAATAATTGGGACAGCTTGAAATTTATTACTGCAAGGCTGGCATAGAAATGGCATCAATAGCAGCGGCGCATGAGCCAGGTATAAGCCCGGGCTCCATACCGCTGACTGATGCTTTAGTCCCCGCGA
The window above is part of the Toxotes jaculatrix isolate fToxJac2 chromosome 18, fToxJac2.pri, whole genome shotgun sequence genome. Proteins encoded here:
- the lgals2a gene encoding lectin, galactoside-binding, soluble, 2a, giving the protein MMTGMIVKNMSFKVGQKLTITGVPKPDASNFAVNIGPSEEEFTMHINPRFNAHGDENAVVCNSYQGGNWCEEVREGGFPFQQGEEFKIIIEFTPAEFLVTLSDGSEIHFPNRMGAEKYSFMSYEGDVHIISIEIK